A single genomic interval of Bacteroidota bacterium harbors:
- a CDS encoding transposase, protein MRLDLDSTVIERYGEQEGSRRGYNPSKPGRSSQHPLIAFIAELKVVVPTCRDWLRPGNTSSSNNMANFLEETFSLLGRMEVGLIRADNGFFSEKCLSSLRRRDCHIRAVPKIQI, encoded by the coding sequence GTGAGACTTGATTTAGACAGCACAGTCATTGAGCGTTATGGAGAACAAGAAGGTAGCCGACGAGGATATAATCCGAGTAAACCCGGACGTTCTAGTCAACATCCCCTCATCGCCTTTATCGCCGAATTGAAAGTTGTTGTCCCGACCTGTCGGGATTGGCTTCGCCCTGGGAATACATCCTCATCCAATAACATGGCAAATTTTTTAGAGGAGACCTTTTCTCTGTTAGGTAGGATGGAAGTGGGGTTGATACGAGCAGACAATGGGTTTTTCAGTGAAAAATGCTTGAGTTCTTTGAGAAGAAGGGATTGTCATATAAGGGCAGTTCCAAAAATTCAAATATAA
- the mscL gene encoding large-conductance mechanosensitive channel protein MscL codes for MSIIKEFKAFAMRGNVVDMAVGIIIGVAFGKIVSSLVSDVLLPPIGLLMGGVDFSHFAITLRQATETSAAVTLKYGVFINTIIDFIIVAFSVFLVIKGMNKLKKAEVPPAPEAPKLSKEAELLTDIRELLRKN; via the coding sequence ATGTCAATCATAAAAGAATTTAAAGCTTTCGCGATGCGTGGTAATGTCGTGGATATGGCAGTCGGTATTATCATAGGAGTTGCTTTTGGAAAAATTGTCAGCTCATTGGTTAGCGACGTCCTCTTGCCACCCATCGGTTTACTAATGGGAGGTGTTGATTTCAGTCATTTTGCAATTACACTAAGACAGGCGACCGAAACATCTGCTGCCGTTACACTCAAATATGGTGTTTTTATTAATACCATAATTGACTTTATTATAGTTGCTTTTAGTGTATTTTTGGTTATCAAAGGAATGAATAAATTGAAAAAAGCAGAAGTGCCACCTGCACCGGAAGCCCCTAAACTTTCAAAGGAAGCGGAATTGTTAACCGATATAAGAGAACTTCTAAGAAAGAATTAA
- a CDS encoding DUF3078 domain-containing protein — protein sequence MRSFIIILLSIFSTILFAQTDSIPKSNWSTSAITGLNISQIALSNWTQGGDNSLAWTFFSKVDVLYSSNVWAVKNNLKLAFGRTKLGSADFRTNDNEIYLESVLTYDIKWVVNPYFSNTVRTVIGKGYNYTQTPAVQTAKFFDPGYITQSLGFSYSKDNVFSSRLGVALQETFADQFAHLYVDDPKTLDKIERFKLETGIESVTEGSYSFAENMLASSKLRLFSRFNSLDVWDVRWDNTITAQINKYFNTNLNVLLIYEKSQSLKTQVKEALQFGVTYTIL from the coding sequence ATGAGATCTTTCATCATTATCCTTTTATCAATATTTTCAACAATTCTATTCGCACAGACAGATTCAATACCCAAAAGCAATTGGTCAACATCGGCGATTACAGGTTTAAACATCAGTCAGATTGCGCTGAGCAATTGGACACAAGGTGGCGATAATTCGTTGGCGTGGACTTTTTTCAGTAAGGTTGATGTTCTTTATTCTTCTAACGTGTGGGCAGTAAAAAACAATCTGAAGTTAGCATTTGGCAGAACAAAATTAGGCAGCGCCGATTTCAGAACTAATGATAATGAAATATATTTAGAGAGTGTACTTACATACGACATCAAATGGGTGGTGAATCCTTACTTCAGTAACACAGTCAGAACTGTTATTGGTAAAGGTTACAATTATACACAAACACCTGCTGTGCAAACCGCAAAATTCTTCGACCCCGGTTACATTACACAAAGCTTGGGATTTAGTTATAGTAAGGATAATGTGTTTTCAAGCCGTTTGGGTGTCGCTCTTCAGGAAACATTCGCAGATCAATTTGCACATTTATATGTGGACGACCCGAAGACACTTGATAAAATCGAGAGGTTTAAACTTGAAACGGGTATCGAATCTGTTACCGAAGGTTCGTACTCATTTGCCGAGAATATGTTAGCTTCAAGTAAGCTCAGACTATTCAGCAGATTTAATAGTTTAGATGTATGGGATGTGAGATGGGATAACACAATTACAGCACAGATTAACAAATATTTCAACACGAATTTAAATGTTTTGTTGATATATGAGAAGAGCCAATCTCTGAAAACACAGGTTAAAGAAGCTTTACAATTTGGTGTTACATATACAATTCTATAA